The Elaeis guineensis isolate ETL-2024a chromosome 14, EG11, whole genome shotgun sequence genome has a segment encoding these proteins:
- the LOC105057618 gene encoding PH, RCC1 and FYVE domains-containing protein 1 isoform X1 has product MSAAAAADHGRAGPVERDVEQAITALKKGAYLLKYGRRGKPKFCPFRLSNDESVLIWFSGKEEKRLKLSHVSRIMPGQRTAVFQRYPRPEKECQSFSLIYNDRSLDLICKDKDEAEVWFAGLKTLISQSHNQKWRTESRSDGVSSGTNSPRTYTHRSSPLSSPFGSSDSIQKDSSETLRLRSPYESPPKNGLDKAFSDGLLYAVPPKVFFPLDSASGSVHSLSSGCSDNANGHTRGVTMDAFRVSLSSAVSSSSQGSGHDDGDALGDVFIWGEGMGDGILGGGGYRVGRYSGTKMDSLVPKAIESAVILDVQNISCGGRHAALVTKQGEIYTWGEESGGRLGHGVDSDVAQPKLVDALLNMNIELVACGEYHTCAVTLSGDLYTWGDGTYNFGLLGHGNEVSHWVPKRVNGPLEGIHVSSISCGPWHTAVVTSSGQLFTFGDGTFGVLGHGDRKSVSVPREVESLKGLRTVRAACGVWHTAAVVEVMAGNSRSSNCSSGKLFTWGDGDKGRLGHGDKEPRLVPTCVAALVEPNFCQVACGHSLTVALTTSGHVYTMGSTVYGQLGNPLADGKLPVRVERKLLKNFVEEISCGAYHVAVLTSRTEVYTWGKGANGRLGHGDIDDKNTPTLVEALKDKQVRSVVCGTNFTAAICIHKWVSGVDQSMCSGCRLTFNFKRKCHNCYNCALVFCHSCSSKKSLRASMAPNPNKPYRVCDSCFNKLSKALEMDSSSHSAATKNGSIIQGFTEMIEKEDKLDSRSRVQISRLSSLESFKQTEGRSFKRNKKFEFNSSRVSPIPNGSSHWAALNISRSLNPVFGTSKKFFSASVPGSRIVSRATSPVSRRPSPPRSTTPTPTLGGLTSPKVIVDEAKRTNDSLSQEVVRLRAQVENLTCKAQLQEAELERTTKQLKEAIAIAGEETAKCKAAKEVIKSLTAQLKDMAERLPVGAAKNSKLPSLASFSTTASSDISAAVVDRMSSPVPSLEPELNGSSGLLVSNGASSISSWSNVGHSEAVRNGNKMTNADPNQESEWVEQDEPGVYITLTSLPGGVKDLKRVRFSRKRFSEKQAEQWWAENRARIYQRYNVHMVDRSASSIGNDDGSH; this is encoded by the exons GCTATCACTGCTCTTAAGAAAGGAGCATACTTGCTCAAGTATGGACGCAGAGGAAAGCCTAAATTTTGCCCATTTAGGCTGTCCAAT GATGAATCGGTATTAATATGGTTCTCGGGTAAAGAGGAGAAACGCCTCAAATTAAGCCATGTATCCAGAATCATGCCTGGACAACGCACT GCAGTCTTTCAGAGGTACCCACGGCCCGAGAAGGAATGCCAGTCATTTTCTCTTATCTATAATGATAGGTCGTTAGATCTT ATATGCAAAGATAAGGATGAAGCTGAAGTCTGGTTTGCTGGTCTCAAAACACTGATCTCACAAAGCCATAACCAGAAATGGAGAACAGAATCAAGAAGTGATGGAGTGTCTTCTGGTACTAATAGTCCAAGAACATACACCCATAGAAGTTCACCTTTAAGCTCTCCTTTTGGTAGCAGTGATAGTATACAGAAG GATAGCAGTGAAACCCTTCGACTTCGAAGTCCATATGAAAGTCCACCCAAGAATGGCTTGGACAAGGCATTTTCTGATGGCTTATTATATGCTGTGCCTCCTAAGGTTTTCTTTCCTTTAGATTCTGCTAGTGGATCGGTGCACTCTCTGTCATCAGGATGCTCAGATAATGCAAATGGGCATACAAGGGGCGTTACAATGGACGCATTCAGGGTAAGTCTGTCAAGTGCTGTTAGCTCATCAAGTCAAGGCTCTGGTCATGATGATGGTGATGCTTTAGGTGATGTTTTCATATGGGGTGAAGGAATGGGGGATGGAATTCTGGGTGGTGGGGGTTATAGAGTTGGAAGGTATTCAGGCACTAAAATGGATTCTCTTGTGCCAAAAGCCATAGAATCTGCTGTAATACTTGATGTTCAGAACATATCTTGTGGTGGCAGACATGCTGCACTTGTCACTAAGCAAGGAGAGATCTACACTTGGGGAGAGGAATCAGGAGGCAGGCTTGGGCATGGAGTAGATTCTGATGTGGCTCAACCAAAACTTGTTGATGCTCTTCTCAATATGAACATTGAACTTGTAGCATGTGGGGAGTACCATACTTGTGCTGTTACACTATCTGGAGACCTCTACACTTGGGGGGATGGTACTTATAATTTTGGGCTTCTTGGGCATGGAAATGAAGTGAGCCATTGGGTACCCAAGAGGGTTAATGGACCTTTAGAGGGAATCCATGTTTCATCAATCTCTTGTGGACCTTGGCATACAGCTGTTGTTACCTCTTCTGGGCAATTATTTACTTTTGGAGATGGAACTTTTGGTGTTCTAGGTCATGGAGATCGCAAGAGTGTCTCTGTGCCTAGAGAAGTAGAATCCCTAAAAGGACTACGCACAGTGCGAGCAGCTTGTGGCGTTTGGCATACTGCTGCAGTTGTTGAAGTTATGGCTGGAAATTCTCGTTCTAGTAACTGTTCTTCTGGGAAGCTGTTTACGTGGGGGGATGGAGATAAGGGCCGCCTAGGACATGGTGACAAAGAACCAAGACTTGTGCCTACTTGTGTGGCTGCCTTGGTTGAACCAAACTTTTGTCAAGTTGCCTGTGGGCACAGCCTAACTGTGGCACTTACAACATCAGGCCATGTCTATACAATGGGCAGTACTGTATATGGCCAACTTGGAAATCCTCTAGCAGATGGAAAGCTCCCTGTCCGTGTCGAACGTAAGCTACTAAAGAACTTTGTGGAGGAGATATCATGTGGGGCATATCATGTTGCCGTCCTAACCTCAAGAACTGAAGTGTACACCTGGGGTAAAGGAGCAAATGGCCGATTAGGTCATGGTGATATTGATGATAAGAATACCCCAACATTGGTCGAAGCTTTAAAAGATAAACAAGTCCGAAGTGTTGTCTGTGGCACTAACTTTACTGCAGCAATCTGTATTCATAAGTGGGTGTCTGGTGTTGATCAGTCTATGTGCTCAGGCTGCCGCCTGACATTTAATTTCAAGAGAAAATGCCATAATTGCTACAACTGTGCACTTGTCTTTTGTCATTCCTGCAGCAGTAAAAAGTCTCTTAGGGCTTCTATGGCACCAAATCCTAACAAACCATATCGTGTCTGTGACAGCTGCTTTAACAAGTTAAGCAAGGCCTTGGAAATGGATTCATCATCTCATTCTGCAGCAACTAAAAATGGTAGTATAATTCAGGGGTTCACTGAAATGATTGAGAAGGAGGATAAGTTGGATTCTAGATCACGTGTACAAATCTCTAGACTTTCTTCATTAGAGTCGTTTAAGCAAACAGAAGGTAGATCTTTCAAGAGAaacaagaaatttgaatttaatagCAGTCGCGTATCTCCAATCCCAAATGGAAGTTCACATTGGGCTGCCCTTAACATCTCAAGATCACTGAATCCGGTATTCGGAACATCAAAAAAGTTCTTTTCTGCTTCTGTTCCTGGATCAAGAATTGTTTCTCGTGCAACTTCACCGGTATCAAGAAGGCCTAGCCCCCCTCGCTCCACAACACCAACACCAACTCTGGGAGGGCTGACATCTCCAAAAGTCATTGTTGATGAAGCAAAAAGAACGAATGATAGCCTGAGCCAAGAAGTGGTTAGGTTGAGAGCTCAG GTGGAGAATCTTACGTGTAAGGCCCAGCTTCAAGAAGCTGAGTTGGAAAGAACAACAAAACAGTTAAAGGAGGCTATTGCAATTGCAGGGGAAGAAACAGCAAAGTGCAAAGCAGCAAAAGAAGTTATAAAGTCACTTACTGCACAA TTGAAGGACATGGCTGAAAGGTTACCTGTTGGAGCAGCCAAAAACAGTAAACTCCCTTCATTGGCATCCTTCAGTACTACTGCTTCAAGTGATATTTCAGCTGCAGTCGTTGATCGAATGAGCAGTCCTGTTCCATCTCTTGAACCAGAATTAAATGGTTCAAGTGGATTATTGGTTTCTAATGGAGCAAGTTCTATCAGCAGCTGGAGTAATGTAGGTCATTCAGAAGCGGTAAGGAATGGAAACAAAATGACCAATGCAGACCCCAATCAAGAGTCTGAATGGGTTGAGCAAGATGAGCCAGGCGTATATATTACGCTCACTTCTTTACCTGGGGGTGTCAAAGATCTCAAGAGGGTCCGATTCAG CCGGAAGCGGTTCAGTGAGAAACAAGCAGAACAATGGTGGGCTGAGAACCGGGCACGGATATATCAGCGGTACAATGTGCACATGGTTGACAGATCTGCCTCAAGTATTGGGAATGATGATGGATCTCATTGA
- the LOC105057618 gene encoding PH, RCC1 and FYVE domains-containing protein 1 isoform X3 produces the protein MSAAAAADHGRAGPVERDVEQAITALKKGAYLLKYGRRGKPKFCPFRLSNDESVLIWFSGKEEKRLKLSHVSRIMPGQRTAVFQRYPRPEKECQSFSLIYNDRSLDLICKDKDEAEVWFAGLKTLISQSHNQKWRTESRSDGVSSGTNSPRTYTHRSSPLSSPFGSSDSIQKDSSETLRLRSPYESPPKNGLDKAFSDGLLYAVPPKVFFPLDSASGSVHSLSSGCSDNANGHTRGVTMDAFRVSLSSAVSSSSQGSGHDDGDALGDVFIWGEGMGDGILGGGGYRVGRYSGTKMDSLVPKAIESAVILDVQNISCGGRHAALVTKQGEIYTWGEESGGRLGHGVDSDVAQPKLVDALLNMNIELVACGEYHTCAVTLSGDLYTWGDGTYNFGLLGHGNEVSHWVPKRVNGPLEGIHVSSISCGPWHTAVVTSSGQLFTFGDGTFGVLGHGDRKSVSVPREVESLKGLRTVRAACGVWHTAAVVEVMAGNSRSSNCSSGKLFTWGDGDKGRLGHGDKEPRLVPTCVAALVEPNFCQVACGHSLTVALTTSGHVYTMGSTVYGQLGNPLADGKLPVRVERKLLKNFVEEISCGAYHVAVLTSRTEVYTWGKGANGRLGHGDIDDKNTPTLVEALKDKQVRSVVCGTNFTAAICIHKWVSGVDQSMCSGCRLTFNFKRKCHNCYNCALVFCHSCSSKKSLRASMAPNPNKPYRVCDSCFNKLSKALEMDSSSHSAATKNGSIIQGFTEMIEKEDKLDSRSRVQISRLSSLESFKQTEGRSFKRNKKFEFNSSRVSPIPNGSSHWAALNISRSLNPVFGTSKKFFSASVPGSRIVSRATSPVSRRPSPPRSTTPTPTLGGLTSPKVIVDEAKRTNDSLSQEVVRLRAQHVL, from the exons GCTATCACTGCTCTTAAGAAAGGAGCATACTTGCTCAAGTATGGACGCAGAGGAAAGCCTAAATTTTGCCCATTTAGGCTGTCCAAT GATGAATCGGTATTAATATGGTTCTCGGGTAAAGAGGAGAAACGCCTCAAATTAAGCCATGTATCCAGAATCATGCCTGGACAACGCACT GCAGTCTTTCAGAGGTACCCACGGCCCGAGAAGGAATGCCAGTCATTTTCTCTTATCTATAATGATAGGTCGTTAGATCTT ATATGCAAAGATAAGGATGAAGCTGAAGTCTGGTTTGCTGGTCTCAAAACACTGATCTCACAAAGCCATAACCAGAAATGGAGAACAGAATCAAGAAGTGATGGAGTGTCTTCTGGTACTAATAGTCCAAGAACATACACCCATAGAAGTTCACCTTTAAGCTCTCCTTTTGGTAGCAGTGATAGTATACAGAAG GATAGCAGTGAAACCCTTCGACTTCGAAGTCCATATGAAAGTCCACCCAAGAATGGCTTGGACAAGGCATTTTCTGATGGCTTATTATATGCTGTGCCTCCTAAGGTTTTCTTTCCTTTAGATTCTGCTAGTGGATCGGTGCACTCTCTGTCATCAGGATGCTCAGATAATGCAAATGGGCATACAAGGGGCGTTACAATGGACGCATTCAGGGTAAGTCTGTCAAGTGCTGTTAGCTCATCAAGTCAAGGCTCTGGTCATGATGATGGTGATGCTTTAGGTGATGTTTTCATATGGGGTGAAGGAATGGGGGATGGAATTCTGGGTGGTGGGGGTTATAGAGTTGGAAGGTATTCAGGCACTAAAATGGATTCTCTTGTGCCAAAAGCCATAGAATCTGCTGTAATACTTGATGTTCAGAACATATCTTGTGGTGGCAGACATGCTGCACTTGTCACTAAGCAAGGAGAGATCTACACTTGGGGAGAGGAATCAGGAGGCAGGCTTGGGCATGGAGTAGATTCTGATGTGGCTCAACCAAAACTTGTTGATGCTCTTCTCAATATGAACATTGAACTTGTAGCATGTGGGGAGTACCATACTTGTGCTGTTACACTATCTGGAGACCTCTACACTTGGGGGGATGGTACTTATAATTTTGGGCTTCTTGGGCATGGAAATGAAGTGAGCCATTGGGTACCCAAGAGGGTTAATGGACCTTTAGAGGGAATCCATGTTTCATCAATCTCTTGTGGACCTTGGCATACAGCTGTTGTTACCTCTTCTGGGCAATTATTTACTTTTGGAGATGGAACTTTTGGTGTTCTAGGTCATGGAGATCGCAAGAGTGTCTCTGTGCCTAGAGAAGTAGAATCCCTAAAAGGACTACGCACAGTGCGAGCAGCTTGTGGCGTTTGGCATACTGCTGCAGTTGTTGAAGTTATGGCTGGAAATTCTCGTTCTAGTAACTGTTCTTCTGGGAAGCTGTTTACGTGGGGGGATGGAGATAAGGGCCGCCTAGGACATGGTGACAAAGAACCAAGACTTGTGCCTACTTGTGTGGCTGCCTTGGTTGAACCAAACTTTTGTCAAGTTGCCTGTGGGCACAGCCTAACTGTGGCACTTACAACATCAGGCCATGTCTATACAATGGGCAGTACTGTATATGGCCAACTTGGAAATCCTCTAGCAGATGGAAAGCTCCCTGTCCGTGTCGAACGTAAGCTACTAAAGAACTTTGTGGAGGAGATATCATGTGGGGCATATCATGTTGCCGTCCTAACCTCAAGAACTGAAGTGTACACCTGGGGTAAAGGAGCAAATGGCCGATTAGGTCATGGTGATATTGATGATAAGAATACCCCAACATTGGTCGAAGCTTTAAAAGATAAACAAGTCCGAAGTGTTGTCTGTGGCACTAACTTTACTGCAGCAATCTGTATTCATAAGTGGGTGTCTGGTGTTGATCAGTCTATGTGCTCAGGCTGCCGCCTGACATTTAATTTCAAGAGAAAATGCCATAATTGCTACAACTGTGCACTTGTCTTTTGTCATTCCTGCAGCAGTAAAAAGTCTCTTAGGGCTTCTATGGCACCAAATCCTAACAAACCATATCGTGTCTGTGACAGCTGCTTTAACAAGTTAAGCAAGGCCTTGGAAATGGATTCATCATCTCATTCTGCAGCAACTAAAAATGGTAGTATAATTCAGGGGTTCACTGAAATGATTGAGAAGGAGGATAAGTTGGATTCTAGATCACGTGTACAAATCTCTAGACTTTCTTCATTAGAGTCGTTTAAGCAAACAGAAGGTAGATCTTTCAAGAGAaacaagaaatttgaatttaatagCAGTCGCGTATCTCCAATCCCAAATGGAAGTTCACATTGGGCTGCCCTTAACATCTCAAGATCACTGAATCCGGTATTCGGAACATCAAAAAAGTTCTTTTCTGCTTCTGTTCCTGGATCAAGAATTGTTTCTCGTGCAACTTCACCGGTATCAAGAAGGCCTAGCCCCCCTCGCTCCACAACACCAACACCAACTCTGGGAGGGCTGACATCTCCAAAAGTCATTGTTGATGAAGCAAAAAGAACGAATGATAGCCTGAGCCAAGAAGTGGTTAGGTTGAGAGCTCAG CATGTTTTGTAG
- the LOC105057618 gene encoding PH, RCC1 and FYVE domains-containing protein 1 isoform X2, with the protein MPGQRTAVFQRYPRPEKECQSFSLIYNDRSLDLICKDKDEAEVWFAGLKTLISQSHNQKWRTESRSDGVSSGTNSPRTYTHRSSPLSSPFGSSDSIQKDSSETLRLRSPYESPPKNGLDKAFSDGLLYAVPPKVFFPLDSASGSVHSLSSGCSDNANGHTRGVTMDAFRVSLSSAVSSSSQGSGHDDGDALGDVFIWGEGMGDGILGGGGYRVGRYSGTKMDSLVPKAIESAVILDVQNISCGGRHAALVTKQGEIYTWGEESGGRLGHGVDSDVAQPKLVDALLNMNIELVACGEYHTCAVTLSGDLYTWGDGTYNFGLLGHGNEVSHWVPKRVNGPLEGIHVSSISCGPWHTAVVTSSGQLFTFGDGTFGVLGHGDRKSVSVPREVESLKGLRTVRAACGVWHTAAVVEVMAGNSRSSNCSSGKLFTWGDGDKGRLGHGDKEPRLVPTCVAALVEPNFCQVACGHSLTVALTTSGHVYTMGSTVYGQLGNPLADGKLPVRVERKLLKNFVEEISCGAYHVAVLTSRTEVYTWGKGANGRLGHGDIDDKNTPTLVEALKDKQVRSVVCGTNFTAAICIHKWVSGVDQSMCSGCRLTFNFKRKCHNCYNCALVFCHSCSSKKSLRASMAPNPNKPYRVCDSCFNKLSKALEMDSSSHSAATKNGSIIQGFTEMIEKEDKLDSRSRVQISRLSSLESFKQTEGRSFKRNKKFEFNSSRVSPIPNGSSHWAALNISRSLNPVFGTSKKFFSASVPGSRIVSRATSPVSRRPSPPRSTTPTPTLGGLTSPKVIVDEAKRTNDSLSQEVVRLRAQVENLTCKAQLQEAELERTTKQLKEAIAIAGEETAKCKAAKEVIKSLTAQLKDMAERLPVGAAKNSKLPSLASFSTTASSDISAAVVDRMSSPVPSLEPELNGSSGLLVSNGASSISSWSNVGHSEAVRNGNKMTNADPNQESEWVEQDEPGVYITLTSLPGGVKDLKRVRFSRKRFSEKQAEQWWAENRARIYQRYNVHMVDRSASSIGNDDGSH; encoded by the exons ATGCCTGGACAACGCACT GCAGTCTTTCAGAGGTACCCACGGCCCGAGAAGGAATGCCAGTCATTTTCTCTTATCTATAATGATAGGTCGTTAGATCTT ATATGCAAAGATAAGGATGAAGCTGAAGTCTGGTTTGCTGGTCTCAAAACACTGATCTCACAAAGCCATAACCAGAAATGGAGAACAGAATCAAGAAGTGATGGAGTGTCTTCTGGTACTAATAGTCCAAGAACATACACCCATAGAAGTTCACCTTTAAGCTCTCCTTTTGGTAGCAGTGATAGTATACAGAAG GATAGCAGTGAAACCCTTCGACTTCGAAGTCCATATGAAAGTCCACCCAAGAATGGCTTGGACAAGGCATTTTCTGATGGCTTATTATATGCTGTGCCTCCTAAGGTTTTCTTTCCTTTAGATTCTGCTAGTGGATCGGTGCACTCTCTGTCATCAGGATGCTCAGATAATGCAAATGGGCATACAAGGGGCGTTACAATGGACGCATTCAGGGTAAGTCTGTCAAGTGCTGTTAGCTCATCAAGTCAAGGCTCTGGTCATGATGATGGTGATGCTTTAGGTGATGTTTTCATATGGGGTGAAGGAATGGGGGATGGAATTCTGGGTGGTGGGGGTTATAGAGTTGGAAGGTATTCAGGCACTAAAATGGATTCTCTTGTGCCAAAAGCCATAGAATCTGCTGTAATACTTGATGTTCAGAACATATCTTGTGGTGGCAGACATGCTGCACTTGTCACTAAGCAAGGAGAGATCTACACTTGGGGAGAGGAATCAGGAGGCAGGCTTGGGCATGGAGTAGATTCTGATGTGGCTCAACCAAAACTTGTTGATGCTCTTCTCAATATGAACATTGAACTTGTAGCATGTGGGGAGTACCATACTTGTGCTGTTACACTATCTGGAGACCTCTACACTTGGGGGGATGGTACTTATAATTTTGGGCTTCTTGGGCATGGAAATGAAGTGAGCCATTGGGTACCCAAGAGGGTTAATGGACCTTTAGAGGGAATCCATGTTTCATCAATCTCTTGTGGACCTTGGCATACAGCTGTTGTTACCTCTTCTGGGCAATTATTTACTTTTGGAGATGGAACTTTTGGTGTTCTAGGTCATGGAGATCGCAAGAGTGTCTCTGTGCCTAGAGAAGTAGAATCCCTAAAAGGACTACGCACAGTGCGAGCAGCTTGTGGCGTTTGGCATACTGCTGCAGTTGTTGAAGTTATGGCTGGAAATTCTCGTTCTAGTAACTGTTCTTCTGGGAAGCTGTTTACGTGGGGGGATGGAGATAAGGGCCGCCTAGGACATGGTGACAAAGAACCAAGACTTGTGCCTACTTGTGTGGCTGCCTTGGTTGAACCAAACTTTTGTCAAGTTGCCTGTGGGCACAGCCTAACTGTGGCACTTACAACATCAGGCCATGTCTATACAATGGGCAGTACTGTATATGGCCAACTTGGAAATCCTCTAGCAGATGGAAAGCTCCCTGTCCGTGTCGAACGTAAGCTACTAAAGAACTTTGTGGAGGAGATATCATGTGGGGCATATCATGTTGCCGTCCTAACCTCAAGAACTGAAGTGTACACCTGGGGTAAAGGAGCAAATGGCCGATTAGGTCATGGTGATATTGATGATAAGAATACCCCAACATTGGTCGAAGCTTTAAAAGATAAACAAGTCCGAAGTGTTGTCTGTGGCACTAACTTTACTGCAGCAATCTGTATTCATAAGTGGGTGTCTGGTGTTGATCAGTCTATGTGCTCAGGCTGCCGCCTGACATTTAATTTCAAGAGAAAATGCCATAATTGCTACAACTGTGCACTTGTCTTTTGTCATTCCTGCAGCAGTAAAAAGTCTCTTAGGGCTTCTATGGCACCAAATCCTAACAAACCATATCGTGTCTGTGACAGCTGCTTTAACAAGTTAAGCAAGGCCTTGGAAATGGATTCATCATCTCATTCTGCAGCAACTAAAAATGGTAGTATAATTCAGGGGTTCACTGAAATGATTGAGAAGGAGGATAAGTTGGATTCTAGATCACGTGTACAAATCTCTAGACTTTCTTCATTAGAGTCGTTTAAGCAAACAGAAGGTAGATCTTTCAAGAGAaacaagaaatttgaatttaatagCAGTCGCGTATCTCCAATCCCAAATGGAAGTTCACATTGGGCTGCCCTTAACATCTCAAGATCACTGAATCCGGTATTCGGAACATCAAAAAAGTTCTTTTCTGCTTCTGTTCCTGGATCAAGAATTGTTTCTCGTGCAACTTCACCGGTATCAAGAAGGCCTAGCCCCCCTCGCTCCACAACACCAACACCAACTCTGGGAGGGCTGACATCTCCAAAAGTCATTGTTGATGAAGCAAAAAGAACGAATGATAGCCTGAGCCAAGAAGTGGTTAGGTTGAGAGCTCAG GTGGAGAATCTTACGTGTAAGGCCCAGCTTCAAGAAGCTGAGTTGGAAAGAACAACAAAACAGTTAAAGGAGGCTATTGCAATTGCAGGGGAAGAAACAGCAAAGTGCAAAGCAGCAAAAGAAGTTATAAAGTCACTTACTGCACAA TTGAAGGACATGGCTGAAAGGTTACCTGTTGGAGCAGCCAAAAACAGTAAACTCCCTTCATTGGCATCCTTCAGTACTACTGCTTCAAGTGATATTTCAGCTGCAGTCGTTGATCGAATGAGCAGTCCTGTTCCATCTCTTGAACCAGAATTAAATGGTTCAAGTGGATTATTGGTTTCTAATGGAGCAAGTTCTATCAGCAGCTGGAGTAATGTAGGTCATTCAGAAGCGGTAAGGAATGGAAACAAAATGACCAATGCAGACCCCAATCAAGAGTCTGAATGGGTTGAGCAAGATGAGCCAGGCGTATATATTACGCTCACTTCTTTACCTGGGGGTGTCAAAGATCTCAAGAGGGTCCGATTCAG CCGGAAGCGGTTCAGTGAGAAACAAGCAGAACAATGGTGGGCTGAGAACCGGGCACGGATATATCAGCGGTACAATGTGCACATGGTTGACAGATCTGCCTCAAGTATTGGGAATGATGATGGATCTCATTGA